TATGCAATTGAATATCGTCCCAGGAAAAATGGCGGCTAAAATCCGCACTTCCTCGATAGAGAGATAATCCCAGAGTGACAGCTTTAAATTCTTTCCATAGCGTATCGCGGAAATGCTCCAGAGATAGGCATAGCGACAGATATTGCGTTTGATTTGTCAAAGCAAAAGGCAGCTGATCGAACAATCCAAGCTCAATCTCCCACAGTAAAACTTTTCCTTCTAAAACAGCTTGATGGGCCTCTTTTCGCGCCTTTTCCCATGTCAAGTCCGCCTGCATACGCCCATCCAAGCGGATACAGACCGCATTGAAAGGAGCTGTCATATTCTCTTGGCCCTCTTCACAGACATAGGGAATAAAAGGAGATTTTTTAAATAAATAGTGCGGACGATCCCATTGAAGCGCATCTGTGTTTTCTTCTTCAAAAATATCTTGTTCTTCTTCCATGATCACTCAGTTAGTTTGTTCGGAAAGGCTCTTGCGAAAGAGATGATAGCGAATCGTTTTTCCTTTTTCCCGCCATAAATCTTCAAAGTAAGACGTACCATAACCGGGATAGTCCGTTATAAAATAAGGAGAAGGATAAAGAGGCTCAAATCCAGAAATGGCACTGACTACTTCGATCATGATTTGCGAATAATTTTCATCGTCTGTGACCAACGTCAACAATCCCCCTTTTTTCAAGATGCGCCAAATTTCAGTGACAAAAGGCGTTTGAATAATACGGTGCTTAGCATGCCTTTTCTTGGGCCAAGGATCCGGGAAATTAATATAGACGGATTCTACGCTTTCGCTTGGAAAATATTGATGGGTAACGCGGTAGCCCTCTCCGCAGACGACAAATAAATTATCGAGCTGCTTATTTTTCAACTTGGACCAAATTTTGCGTACACGGTCAAATTTGCGCTCAATCGCCACCCAGTTTTGATGCCGATTTTCGCTTGCCTTAGCAGCAATCCACGCCCCATTCCCACTGCAATACTCAATGCAAACCGGACGCTCTTGGGAAAAGACAGGCTCTTTAGCCCAGCCGGGAAAAGAAAATTGATCATAGCTGGAGCATTGATCGGGCACATACAAAACCCGGTCTTGAATTAAAATATTTCTTTGCTCCCATATAAAAGGAGACTTTAGATCTTCTGGCTTCATACACAATATTTAATTAATTAAAATTAAACAATTATAACGAATAACCGATTTGAATCCAACAGCGAGAATAATTTTTTAAGATCCCTCTTTATTTTTTTAAGGGGCATCCGCGGAATTCAAAAATGGTTTAAGAGAGTCTATTAACGCTCATGACAACCTATCGGAGATTATTTTCCCTAGAAGGCACTCTTGCTCTCCAAGAAAAAAACGCGAATGCAAACCATTAAAGGAATTTTAATCGATTCGAAGAGGAGTTAGTAAAACAATATAATTTAATTGCCAATTCAGAAATTTTCCTCTATAATTAATCACTTTTTATCCTTTTCTTTATTAAATTTTTATACATATTTCCTAAGCTCTTGTTTAACTTTTATTAATTTACAAAAGAGTTCCTATGAATATCTTAGCTTTACTAAAAAACTTTTGCGTCGAACTATTTTATGGAAGTTCTTATGAAGCGAGACAGATTGCCTGCAGGCAAACAACAAAGCCGATTCCCTCTCACCTTCTAGCAAGCCTGAATTTCCATCGCCAACAGCATCTATATTGGGAACCGTCCTTCCCGACTAAACCCTTCAACCAAAGAACATTTACGCATTCTGTTCCCCGCTCTTATCCTCAAAGCACTGTTTCCCATTCTCTTTCTTCTACTTCTATTTCCCAATCTTTTACTGCTAGAAGAGAACCCACGTTTACT
The nucleotide sequence above comes from Candidatus Protochlamydia phocaeensis. Encoded proteins:
- the trmB gene encoding tRNA (guanosine(46)-N7)-methyltransferase TrmB, which encodes MKPEDLKSPFIWEQRNILIQDRVLYVPDQCSSYDQFSFPGWAKEPVFSQERPVCIEYCSGNGAWIAAKASENRHQNWVAIERKFDRVRKIWSKLKNKQLDNLFVVCGEGYRVTHQYFPSESVESVYINFPDPWPKKRHAKHRIIQTPFVTEIWRILKKGGLLTLVTDDENYSQIMIEVVSAISGFEPLYPSPYFITDYPGYGTSYFEDLWREKGKTIRYHLFRKSLSEQTN